Proteins encoded in a region of the Oscillatoria salina IIICB1 genome:
- a CDS encoding DUF1822 family protein: protein MANSIRATKQGLEIIDLARIKKGWSKEEEAWYQLALVGRSTLKRFWQRSRIRPENFVKICEVVGVNDWQKIADLSLPSNKSLLEIEIKAVVEEVDKPFIDNLISQLLENYLKIEVKANKIPPGSETLAQDWQPVETVLPKSKTRFISSENELPEASIRRAKKIELGENDSVVLVVQMTLELENQVGVIVAVYPAEDTTHLPESLQIVAIDELSAIISEATAERGDDSMQLEFGIEPEELFSVQLTLDNVTIREDF, encoded by the coding sequence ATGGCAAATTCGATTAGAGCAACGAAACAAGGTTTAGAGATTATCGATCTCGCTAGAATTAAGAAAGGATGGAGTAAAGAAGAAGAGGCTTGGTATCAATTAGCTTTAGTAGGCAGATCGACTCTGAAAAGATTTTGGCAGCGAAGTAGAATTCGCCCAGAAAATTTTGTCAAAATTTGCGAAGTTGTAGGAGTGAACGATTGGCAAAAGATTGCTGATTTGAGTTTACCTAGTAATAAATCTCTACTGGAAATCGAGATAAAAGCTGTAGTTGAAGAAGTTGACAAACCCTTCATTGATAACCTAATTTCTCAATTACTGGAAAATTATTTAAAAATCGAAGTAAAAGCTAATAAAATTCCGCCCGGTAGCGAAACGTTAGCTCAAGATTGGCAGCCGGTAGAAACAGTTTTGCCTAAGAGTAAAACTAGATTTATTTCGAGCGAAAATGAATTACCAGAAGCCAGTATTAGACGAGCTAAAAAAATAGAATTAGGCGAAAATGATTCAGTCGTACTCGTTGTTCAAATGACCTTAGAATTAGAGAACCAAGTTGGAGTTATTGTCGCAGTTTATCCAGCTGAAGATACTACCCATTTACCAGAAAGTTTGCAAATAGTAGCAATAGACGAATTGTCAGCAATTATTTCAGAAGCAACAGCAGAAAGGGGAGACGACTCTATGCAACTGGAGTTTGGTATTGAACCAGAAGAACTATTTAGCGTCCAACTGACTCTAGATAATGTTACGATTAGAGAAGATTTTTAA
- a CDS encoding CHAT domain-containing protein — MGKLVVLNLAEGDFDRGFTVIVEIGEENARPEVKMAGKLPPAPRLTELVKQWQEDFQNKVNPKYSRTAGDRARATSRQTIKRNSLNSARNLEVEFNTWLNSGEPDWQKIRDKLQQKLHRDDEIRVIIQTDNDRMRRLPWSVWNLFALEYKKAEIALSTPNYQSPGKTSVTKRQSQVKILAVLGDSIGINTNFDRQQLQQVASSAEIALLNQPSKQKLLEKLWKNEGWHILFFAGHSSSNEDGTIGELQINPKEILAIGDFYNAIDEAIAKGLQVAIFNSCDGLGLANELAKLHIPLSIVMREKIPDEVAREFLKHFLTSFAANESVYAAVLAARRKLYDLYNQQYPGISWLPIICQNLAIEPPTWRNFLSHEWVLEKTLGENKEIIYSVAISPDGKIIASGGMDRFIRLWNLETGELCQRLEAHNPETNLNSILCVAFSPDGKTLASSSNMEFNEGTIKLWDVNTGKVQRSLNKSFFNLPAIRVSSVAFSPDGKYLASGHIGTDIKIWDLASGKEEHTLRGHGWEVSSVAFSADGRFLVSGGMDGIVMIWDWRKEKRTQILNRHDDWFAAFAAWGDISRGFIRSVAVSPDGSLVAAASSERPIYLWKVADGEECRILSANSSKARAIAFSPDGRTLVSGEDTQLRIWNYHTAEVLQAIPSLAIVHAVAFSPDGQTLVTGTANGEINIYRLPA, encoded by the coding sequence ATGGGAAAACTGGTTGTCCTTAATTTAGCTGAAGGTGATTTTGACCGGGGATTTACAGTTATTGTAGAAATTGGAGAAGAAAATGCTCGACCTGAAGTGAAAATGGCGGGTAAGTTACCTCCAGCACCTCGGCTTACTGAATTAGTTAAACAGTGGCAGGAAGACTTTCAAAATAAAGTAAATCCAAAGTATAGCAGAACTGCTGGCGATCGCGCTCGTGCCACATCGAGACAAACAATTAAAAGAAACTCTCTTAATTCAGCTCGGAACTTAGAAGTAGAGTTTAACACATGGCTCAATTCAGGCGAACCAGATTGGCAAAAAATTCGGGATAAATTACAACAAAAATTACACCGAGATGATGAGATTCGAGTAATTATTCAAACTGACAACGATCGAATGCGCCGACTGCCTTGGTCAGTTTGGAATTTATTTGCCCTTGAATATAAAAAAGCAGAAATTGCTTTGAGTACGCCGAATTACCAATCTCCAGGGAAAACATCAGTAACAAAACGTCAATCGCAAGTAAAAATTTTAGCTGTTTTAGGCGATAGTATTGGCATTAATACAAATTTCGATCGCCAGCAGTTGCAGCAAGTTGCATCAAGTGCAGAAATTGCCTTACTCAACCAGCCAAGCAAACAAAAATTACTCGAAAAATTATGGAAAAATGAGGGCTGGCATATTTTATTTTTTGCTGGTCACAGTAGTAGTAATGAAGATGGTACAATTGGCGAACTGCAAATTAATCCGAAAGAAATTTTAGCAATTGGAGATTTTTATAACGCAATTGATGAGGCGATCGCGAAAGGATTGCAAGTAGCTATTTTTAATTCTTGTGATGGTTTGGGACTAGCTAATGAGTTAGCTAAGTTACACATTCCTTTAAGTATCGTGATGCGCGAAAAGATCCCAGATGAAGTTGCACGAGAGTTTCTCAAGCATTTTCTGACGAGTTTTGCTGCTAATGAGTCTGTTTATGCGGCGGTATTGGCTGCAAGAAGAAAGTTGTACGATTTATATAATCAGCAATATCCAGGAATTAGTTGGTTGCCGATAATTTGCCAAAATCTAGCTATCGAACCTCCTACTTGGCGAAATTTTCTTTCTCACGAATGGGTATTAGAAAAAACTCTTGGGGAAAATAAAGAAATAATTTATTCGGTAGCAATTTCTCCAGATGGCAAAATTATTGCTAGTGGTGGCATGGATCGATTTATTCGCTTGTGGAATTTAGAAACTGGAGAATTATGTCAGAGGCTAGAAGCACACAATCCAGAGACAAATTTAAATTCTATTCTTTGTGTTGCTTTTAGTCCGGATGGGAAGACTTTAGCTAGTTCGAGTAATATGGAGTTTAATGAGGGTACAATTAAGCTGTGGGATGTAAATACTGGCAAAGTGCAGCGATCGCTCAATAAATCTTTCTTTAATCTTCCGGCAATTAGAGTTAGCAGTGTCGCCTTTAGTCCTGATGGAAAATATCTCGCTAGCGGACATATCGGTACTGACATTAAAATTTGGGATCTGGCTAGCGGAAAGGAAGAGCATACTCTACGCGGACATGGTTGGGAAGTGTCTTCGGTTGCTTTCTCTGCTGATGGAAGGTTTCTTGTCAGTGGTGGTATGGACGGTATCGTGATGATTTGGGACTGGCGTAAAGAAAAACGAACGCAAATTCTCAACCGCCACGATGATTGGTTTGCCGCCTTTGCAGCTTGGGGTGACATCTCCAGAGGTTTCATTCGGTCTGTTGCGGTGAGTCCCGATGGTAGCTTAGTCGCCGCAGCAAGTTCGGAACGACCGATTTATCTTTGGAAAGTTGCGGATGGAGAAGAGTGTCGTATTCTTAGCGCCAATTCAAGCAAGGCTAGAGCTATTGCTTTTAGTCCTG